One Glycine max cultivar Williams 82 chromosome 6, Glycine_max_v4.0, whole genome shotgun sequence DNA segment encodes these proteins:
- the LOC100796428 gene encoding uncharacterized serine-rich protein C215.13, with translation MGCCVSKCRPEYKPSQEEQQQHNQHHFNFNHVQHKLPISSQTPPPLPPTLYSSTKISPSPPSPTSSTSSISSFTCTTSNTISSASSLSTASSSLSSKDRSFSNEFLWSCYKDNPHIITRINSLRDATSLSFLPPTKPNRKLVNINPSPPKPNLASLNKRSPPPQSFSMPQKRVRSNSPTNLTRQKSFRKDTERSITINHASNVQSRSLIRSPSPSRRFNGDKCESANLATTMNSSKVNGVISGVHSNSHHSVLSSRRKESVKAASPNNNCSRRVFHSGLRNTRETSCTLGLGVSPKVDETVVKDVVSDYDMDLTLMEDIDNPLISLDCFIFL, from the coding sequence ATGGGTTGCTGCGTTAGCAAATGCAGGCCCGAATACAAACCCTCCcaagaagaacaacaacaacataatcAACACCACTTCAACTTCAACCACGTTCAACACAAGCTTCCAATCTCATCACAAACTCCACCACCACTTCCACCAACCCTTTACTCCTCAACAAAAATCTCACCCTCCCCACCTTCTCCAACCTCTTCCACTTCCTCAATCTCCTCCTTCACATGCACCACTTCCAACACCATCTCTTCAGCCTCTTCTTTATCCACCGCTTCCTCTTCCTTGAGCTCCAAGGACAGGTCCTTCTCTAACGAGTTCCTCTGGTCGTGCTACAAAGACAACCCTCACATCATCACTCGCATCAACTCTCTCAGGGATGCCACCTCTCTCTCCTTCTTGCCACCAACTAAACCTAATAGAAAGCTTGTAAACATAAACCCCTCACCGCCAAAACCCAACTTGGCTTCACTGAATAAGCGCTCTCCGCCACCACAATCGTTTTCCATGCCACAGAAGAGGGTTCGATCAAATTCTCCAACGAACCTAACACGACAGAAGAGTTTCCGAAAGGACACGGAGAGGTCTATTACTATTAATCATGCTTCCAACGTGCAGAGTAGGTCGCTAATTAGGTCACCCTCTCCCAGCAGAAGATTCAATGGAGACAAATGTGAAAGTGCTAATTTGGCTACAACGATGAATAGTTCCAAGGTTAATGGTGTTATAAGTGGAGTTCATTCGAATTCTCATCATTCTGTTTTGTCTTCTAGGAGGAAAGAGAGTGTTAAAGCGGCGAGTCCCAATAATAATTGTTCACGAAGAGTATTTCATTCTGGTTTGAGAAACACTCGCGAGACTTCTTGCACTTTGGGATTGGGGGTTAGTCCTAAAGTTGATGAAACCGTGGTTAAGGATGTGGTGTCTGACTATGACATGGACTTAACTCTGATGGAGGATATTGACAACCCTCTTATCTCCTTGgattgttttatctttttgtag